One segment of Streptomyces sp. NBC_01463 DNA contains the following:
- a CDS encoding DsbA family protein — translation MTGSPHPSPVVEVVEYTDPMCPWAWGSEPVFRRLRAALDGRVRWRRAYAILFDHDDDPPPDPAAETAWYARYVEEITAHTLAPRAVRLSRVAASSWPSSLVAGAAELQGAAVAERVLRRLRESVFVLGEPADTLARALAAARGVPGLDPVRLESDAASAAVLERVRADRAEARRPVPEVLSVQDASPHPGAARTTLDGGSRYALPTLLFHSPAGYRAVPGWRPFAAYAAAVDALCPGLLSDLAPLPPDEALEHHRSLTGPEAELLAEGGRAPSHAVRVDTGNGPLWLHPQEAAVHPATTPWAATGL, via the coding sequence GTGACGGGGTCGCCGCACCCGTCCCCGGTGGTGGAGGTCGTCGAGTACACCGATCCGATGTGCCCGTGGGCCTGGGGGTCGGAGCCCGTGTTCCGCAGGCTGCGGGCGGCCCTGGACGGGCGGGTGCGCTGGCGGCGTGCGTACGCGATCCTCTTCGACCACGACGACGACCCGCCGCCCGACCCGGCGGCCGAGACCGCCTGGTACGCGCGGTACGTGGAGGAGATCACCGCACACACGCTGGCGCCCCGGGCGGTCCGGCTGAGCCGGGTCGCGGCCAGTTCCTGGCCCTCCTCGCTGGTCGCCGGGGCTGCCGAGCTCCAAGGGGCCGCCGTGGCCGAGCGGGTGCTGCGGCGGCTGCGGGAGAGCGTGTTCGTACTCGGTGAACCGGCGGACACGCTCGCACGCGCGCTGGCCGCGGCGCGCGGTGTCCCGGGGCTGGATCCCGTACGGCTGGAGTCCGATGCCGCGTCCGCCGCCGTGCTCGAACGGGTCCGCGCGGACCGGGCCGAGGCGCGCCGGCCGGTGCCCGAGGTGCTGTCCGTGCAGGACGCGTCACCGCATCCCGGTGCCGCCCGGACGACTCTCGACGGCGGCAGCCGCTACGCGCTCCCGACTCTCCTTTTCCACTCCCCCGCCGGCTACCGCGCGGTGCCCGGCTGGCGACCCTTCGCCGCGTACGCGGCGGCGGTTGACGCCTTGTGTCCCGGGCTGCTGAGCGACCTCGCGCCGCTCCCGCCGGACGAGGCCCTGGAGCACCATCGCAGCCTGACCGGTCCCGAGGCGGAGCTGCTGGCGGAAGGCGGCCGGGCGCCTTCGCACGCGGTCCGGGTCGACACCGGAAACGGCCCGCTGTGGCTGCATCCCCAAGAGGCCGCGGTGCACCCCGCCACCACCCCCTGGGCAGCAACAGGGCTCTGA
- a CDS encoding GNAT family N-acetyltransferase: protein MTIIVRTAAEDDLPDLLTLYSELNPDDAPLSRTTAAAVWADMSRQGGRTVLVADADGAVAGTADCLVMPNLTRGGRAILFVENVVVAGSFRRHGVGRLLMDAAVRLGETAGCYKIQLLAADDAYVHTFYEACGFKALAQGFRRYLS, encoded by the coding sequence ATGACGATCATCGTGCGGACAGCGGCCGAAGACGATCTGCCGGATCTGCTGACCCTCTACAGCGAACTGAACCCCGACGACGCCCCGTTGTCCCGGACGACTGCGGCTGCCGTGTGGGCCGACATGTCGCGGCAGGGCGGACGTACCGTCCTGGTGGCCGATGCCGACGGTGCTGTGGCCGGAACCGCCGACTGCCTCGTGATGCCGAACCTCACCCGCGGCGGACGGGCCATCCTGTTCGTGGAGAACGTCGTGGTGGCCGGCTCCTTCCGGCGTCACGGTGTCGGCCGGCTGCTGATGGACGCCGCCGTCCGGCTGGGCGAGACGGCGGGCTGCTACAAGATCCAGCTGCTGGCGGCGGACGACGCGTACGTCCACACCTTCTACGAAGCATGTGGTTTCAAGGCACTGGCGCAAGGCTTCCGCCGCTACCTCTCCTAG
- a CDS encoding cupin domain-containing protein, whose protein sequence is MSEPLTTPGEGFHPHLHDTPGRPDAPLRTRVHHIRADALDGDTAQTGGMRRFAAISGKTVGSEKLWMGQTHVAPATSSSDHHHGESETAIHVVSGHPEFVFLDGSGDEPEEVRLRTSPGDYIFVPPFVPHREENPDPAEEAVVVIARSTQEAIVVNLPRLYALPADED, encoded by the coding sequence ATGAGCGAGCCGCTGACGACCCCCGGTGAGGGCTTCCACCCCCACCTCCACGACACCCCGGGCCGCCCGGACGCGCCCTTGCGCACCCGCGTGCACCACATCCGTGCGGACGCCCTGGACGGCGACACCGCCCAGACCGGAGGCATGCGCAGGTTCGCCGCCATCAGCGGAAAGACCGTCGGCTCCGAGAAACTGTGGATGGGCCAGACCCACGTGGCCCCCGCGACCTCGTCCTCCGACCACCACCACGGCGAGTCCGAGACCGCGATCCATGTGGTGAGCGGCCACCCCGAGTTCGTCTTCCTCGACGGATCGGGCGACGAACCGGAGGAGGTACGGCTGCGCACCTCGCCCGGCGACTACATCTTCGTCCCCCCGTTCGTCCCGCACCGCGAGGAGAACCCCGACCCCGCCGAGGAGGCCGTGGTCGTCATCGCCCGCAGCACCCAGGAGGCGATCGTCGTCAACCTGCCCAGGCTGTACGCCCTTCCGGCCGACGAGGACTGA
- a CDS encoding ABC transporter permease, giving the protein MTTNVPQAGPVRRGSVATARARHAAGRVLAALARSVAIFVPVFLVATFVTFALRSMSGLSPARIQLGEEATPEAIHRIEAQWGLGKPFLTQYWDWFSDVLHGQLGTSWVNGADISTLIGLGLGVSLSVATFALVIGVVAGFGLGTLAALKRTTAVDRAITGFVTVISVMPAFVVGIVLVAVLAVGLHLFPSAGYIPAEQGVGPWLAHITLPALALSFDVIADVARQLRSSLVAAYDENYVTGAVVRGLSPRRIFFGHVLRNGLGPALATLGQKFPALVGASVVTEWIFGLQGFGRFANDSAQAGDVPAVQGVLVVSIVLVVSFNLIINLVLARVMPASQRGV; this is encoded by the coding sequence ATGACGACGAACGTTCCTCAGGCCGGACCCGTCCGCCGCGGTTCCGTGGCCACGGCCAGGGCCCGGCACGCGGCAGGCCGCGTCCTGGCGGCTCTCGCCCGGTCGGTCGCGATCTTCGTGCCCGTGTTCCTGGTCGCGACGTTCGTGACGTTCGCCCTGCGGTCGATGAGCGGACTCAGCCCGGCACGCATCCAGCTGGGCGAGGAGGCGACGCCCGAGGCCATCCACCGGATCGAGGCCCAGTGGGGCCTCGGCAAGCCCTTCCTGACGCAGTACTGGGACTGGTTCTCCGACGTCCTGCACGGTCAGCTCGGCACCAGCTGGGTCAACGGCGCCGACATCTCGACGCTGATCGGACTCGGCCTGGGCGTGAGCCTCTCGGTCGCGACGTTCGCGCTGGTCATCGGGGTGGTCGCCGGCTTCGGGCTGGGCACCCTGGCGGCGCTGAAGCGCACCACGGCGGTCGACCGGGCGATCACCGGCTTCGTCACCGTGATCTCGGTGATGCCGGCCTTCGTCGTCGGCATCGTGCTCGTCGCGGTCCTGGCGGTCGGTCTCCATCTGTTCCCCTCGGCCGGCTACATCCCGGCCGAGCAGGGCGTCGGTCCCTGGCTCGCGCACATCACCCTGCCCGCACTCGCGCTCAGCTTCGACGTCATCGCCGACGTCGCCCGCCAGCTGCGCAGCAGTCTCGTCGCGGCGTACGACGAGAACTACGTGACGGGCGCGGTGGTACGGGGGCTGAGCCCGCGGCGCATCTTCTTCGGCCATGTCCTGCGCAACGGTCTCGGTCCCGCGCTCGCCACCCTCGGCCAGAAGTTCCCGGCGCTGGTCGGGGCGTCCGTCGTGACGGAATGGATCTTCGGCCTGCAGGGCTTCGGCCGGTTCGCCAACGACTCCGCCCAGGCCGGCGACGTGCCCGCCGTGCAGGGGGTCCTGGTGGTGTCGATCGTGCTGGTCGTCTCCTTCAACCTGATCATCAATCTGGTGCTGGCACGTGTGATGCCGGCATCACAGCGGGGGGTGTGA
- a CDS encoding MoxR family ATPase, whose amino-acid sequence MQAAVTVTPAQIPELLLGLATVRPVFLWGAPGIGKSSLVRKFADALGMECVSLLGTQLAPEDLIGVPQIRDGRSVFCPPEAIARDEPYCLFLDELNAATPDVQKAFYSLILDRRIGSYELPAGSIVIGAGNRATDNALARPIASALVNRLTHVHLRASAADWLVWAGENGIHPWVTDYLVDRPDHLWSQPPKTEEPFSTPRSWHMLSDALHSFGPDIDEETLKVVVHGTLTPTHAVSFCGYAKIVRHTFGIEAILKGDASWPARPEDRDLLYYLAEAFRGRLVKELPRRKEHVSPAMRQTSYRAKSLLVQLAEISVEVAQTVIADDSDGLPVLPAWFLVDAARDMPRLVEARR is encoded by the coding sequence GTGCAGGCCGCCGTCACCGTCACTCCCGCCCAGATCCCCGAACTGCTCCTCGGGCTCGCGACCGTGCGGCCCGTGTTCCTCTGGGGAGCGCCCGGGATCGGGAAGTCGTCGCTCGTACGGAAGTTCGCCGACGCGCTGGGCATGGAGTGCGTCAGCCTCCTGGGAACGCAGCTCGCGCCGGAGGACCTCATCGGTGTCCCGCAGATCCGCGACGGGCGCTCCGTCTTCTGCCCGCCGGAGGCCATCGCCCGCGACGAGCCGTACTGCCTCTTCCTCGACGAGCTCAACGCCGCCACCCCCGACGTCCAGAAGGCCTTCTACTCGCTGATCCTGGACCGGCGGATCGGGTCGTACGAGCTGCCCGCCGGGTCGATCGTCATCGGAGCCGGCAACCGCGCCACCGACAACGCGCTGGCGCGGCCCATCGCCTCCGCGCTCGTCAACCGCCTCACCCACGTCCATCTGCGGGCCTCGGCGGCGGACTGGCTGGTGTGGGCGGGGGAGAACGGCATCCACCCGTGGGTGACGGACTACCTCGTCGACCGGCCCGACCACCTCTGGTCGCAGCCGCCCAAGACCGAGGAGCCGTTCTCCACACCCCGGTCCTGGCACATGCTGTCCGACGCCCTGCACTCCTTCGGGCCGGACATCGACGAGGAGACGCTGAAGGTCGTCGTGCACGGCACGCTGACACCCACCCACGCCGTCTCCTTCTGCGGCTACGCCAAGATCGTGCGCCACACCTTCGGCATCGAGGCGATCCTCAAGGGAGACGCCTCCTGGCCCGCCCGACCGGAGGACCGCGACCTGCTCTACTACCTGGCCGAGGCGTTCCGCGGACGGCTGGTGAAGGAACTGCCGCGGCGCAAGGAACACGTGTCCCCGGCGATGCGGCAGACCTCCTACCGGGCCAAGTCGCTGCTCGTGCAACTGGCCGAGATCTCCGTCGAGGTCGCGCAGACCGTCATCGCGGACGACTCCGACGGCCTGCCGGTGCTGCCCGCCTGGTTCCTCGTCGACGCCGCACGCGACATGCCGAGACTCGTCGAGGCGCGGCGATGA
- a CDS encoding ABC transporter substrate-binding protein, protein MSPRLSTFRTGPGIRPSRRAGSLRTAALGSALVALITPALSACGGDVSASSGGSTLKWASSYFPGHWDPVVSGSGAQFRELALVYASLTRTDESGKAVPDLAESWKYNARGDLITFHLRPGLKFSDGEPVDATAVKAAIERAKKQKNSALFGDLTSIRSVEAKGLDAVLHLSQVDYQIPQLLGERVLQIASPRAAKDPGKLDQNPVGAGPFVVKQLIPGTKAVLTKNPGYWDAKNIHIDDVELSSAPDASTVVSGLQTGVYNFADLDPSQADAAKKAGLDVFSQPGFNASNISLNINKAPFDDDRVVDAVRHAVNRQEFVDKLTFGYGEVTDQPFPKGYVAYDPESADRYPYDPAKAKQLLADAGHKAGDIKLNLVIPSEDPQAEIVQSQLAAVGITVTIKIDKNWATPFFAKDLTFSLYSTTGRDSAVQTLTAHFGPNGPLNLSTPYEPSGFEAAVVKVRRTPLDATDYTETLREATRAGLKSKALVFTYSSPNLFAKSKQVSGLPKNPAHIDWTGVTLSGGS, encoded by the coding sequence ATGTCTCCACGACTCAGCACCTTCCGCACCGGACCGGGTATCCGGCCCTCCCGTCGGGCCGGCAGCCTGCGTACCGCCGCCCTCGGGAGCGCCCTCGTCGCCCTGATCACACCCGCCCTGAGCGCCTGCGGCGGTGACGTCTCCGCGTCGTCCGGTGGCTCCACACTGAAGTGGGCCTCCTCCTACTTCCCCGGCCACTGGGACCCGGTGGTCTCGGGGAGCGGTGCACAGTTCCGCGAACTCGCCTTGGTTTATGCCTCGTTGACCCGGACTGACGAGAGCGGCAAGGCCGTTCCCGACCTTGCCGAGAGCTGGAAGTACAACGCCCGCGGTGACCTGATCACCTTTCACCTACGTCCCGGCCTGAAGTTCAGCGACGGCGAACCGGTCGACGCTACGGCGGTCAAGGCGGCCATCGAGCGGGCCAAGAAGCAGAAGAACTCCGCCCTGTTCGGAGATCTGACCTCGATCAGGTCGGTCGAGGCCAAGGGGCTGGACGCGGTGCTCCACCTCTCCCAGGTCGACTACCAGATTCCGCAGCTGCTCGGTGAGCGCGTGCTGCAGATCGCGAGCCCCAGGGCGGCGAAGGACCCGGGCAAGCTGGACCAGAACCCGGTCGGCGCGGGACCGTTCGTCGTCAAGCAGCTGATCCCCGGCACCAAGGCCGTACTGACGAAGAACCCCGGCTACTGGGACGCGAAGAACATCCACATCGACGATGTCGAACTGAGCTCCGCCCCCGATGCCTCGACCGTCGTCTCGGGCCTGCAGACCGGTGTGTACAACTTCGCCGACCTCGACCCGAGTCAGGCCGACGCCGCGAAGAAGGCCGGCCTCGACGTCTTCTCCCAGCCCGGCTTCAACGCCTCCAACATCAGCCTCAACATCAACAAGGCGCCCTTCGACGACGACCGGGTCGTCGACGCCGTGCGCCACGCGGTGAACCGCCAGGAGTTCGTCGACAAGCTGACGTTCGGCTACGGCGAGGTGACCGACCAGCCGTTCCCGAAGGGGTACGTCGCCTACGACCCGGAGTCGGCGGACCGCTACCCGTACGACCCCGCGAAGGCGAAGCAACTGCTCGCCGACGCCGGTCACAAGGCCGGTGACATCAAGTTGAACCTGGTCATCCCCTCGGAGGACCCGCAGGCCGAGATCGTCCAGTCGCAGCTGGCCGCGGTGGGCATCACCGTCACGATCAAGATCGACAAGAACTGGGCCACCCCGTTCTTCGCCAAGGACCTGACGTTCTCGCTGTATTCGACGACGGGTCGCGACTCCGCCGTACAGACACTCACCGCCCACTTCGGCCCCAACGGTCCGCTGAACCTCAGCACCCCGTACGAGCCGTCCGGCTTCGAGGCGGCCGTCGTCAAGGTCCGCCGCACGCCGCTGGACGCAACGGACTACACCGAGACCCTGCGGGAGGCGACCCGGGCGGGCCTGAAGAGCAAGGCGCTGGTGTTCACGTACTCCTCGCCGAACCTCTTCGCCAAGAGCAAGCAGGTCTCCGGCCTGCCGAAGAACCCCGCCCACATCGACTGGACCGGTGTGACCCTCTCCGGCGGCAGCTGA
- a CDS encoding Rrf2 family transcriptional regulator, which translates to MHISAKADYATRALLELAREPGRPLTCEAIASSQEIPFRFLKSVVGELRRAGLVRSQRGCEGGYWLGRPAGEISLLDVVRAVDGEVITLRGDSLAGLDYPGPAVALPGVWRRVEAEAAAVLGGLTLTSLLSEGVRERTTGVGVS; encoded by the coding sequence ATGCATATCTCCGCGAAGGCGGACTACGCCACGCGGGCCCTCCTGGAGCTCGCCCGTGAGCCTGGCCGTCCCCTGACCTGTGAGGCCATCGCATCCTCGCAGGAGATCCCGTTCCGGTTCCTGAAGTCCGTGGTGGGCGAGTTGCGCAGAGCAGGCCTGGTGCGCAGCCAGCGCGGCTGCGAAGGCGGTTACTGGCTCGGCCGTCCGGCCGGTGAGATCTCGTTGCTGGACGTCGTGCGCGCTGTCGACGGCGAGGTGATCACTCTGCGCGGCGACTCGCTGGCCGGGCTCGACTATCCCGGGCCCGCCGTGGCCCTGCCCGGGGTGTGGCGCCGGGTCGAGGCGGAGGCCGCGGCGGTCCTCGGTGGTCTCACGCTGACGTCGCTGCTGTCCGAGGGCGTGCGCGAGCGGACGACCGGGGTCGGTGTCTCGTGA
- a CDS encoding GNAT family N-acetyltransferase has protein sequence MTIEVRPASDFDDVRTLVGPKSPAANVCFCLSHRIPSALNNELRGPARAEYVAELCRKEPPPGVLAYDGDEPVGWAAVAPRADTTFARSRRIPHIDDLPVWSLWCIRVRPGHRKQGISHALITGAVEFARTHGAPMIEAYPLDNRGAKADLTMAYAGLRKNFERAGFTHASDTTSVLAGHPRVLMRLDLR, from the coding sequence ATGACCATTGAAGTGCGCCCGGCATCGGACTTCGACGATGTCCGCACCCTCGTCGGCCCGAAGTCACCGGCCGCCAACGTCTGCTTCTGCCTGAGCCACCGCATCCCGTCCGCCCTCAACAACGAGCTCCGCGGACCGGCGCGGGCAGAGTACGTGGCCGAGCTGTGCCGCAAGGAGCCCCCTCCCGGCGTGCTCGCCTACGACGGCGACGAACCGGTCGGCTGGGCCGCGGTCGCGCCGCGCGCGGACACCACGTTCGCGCGCAGCCGCAGGATTCCGCACATCGACGACCTGCCCGTCTGGTCGCTGTGGTGCATCCGCGTGCGGCCCGGTCACCGGAAGCAGGGGATCTCGCACGCCCTGATCACGGGAGCGGTGGAATTCGCCCGCACCCACGGCGCGCCGATGATCGAGGCCTATCCCCTCGACAACCGCGGCGCCAAGGCCGACCTGACGATGGCGTACGCCGGGCTGCGGAAGAACTTCGAGCGCGCCGGATTCACCCACGCCTCCGACACCACGTCCGTGCTGGCGGGACATCCCCGGGTCCTGATGCGTCTGGATCTGCGCTGA